From Colias croceus chromosome 24, ilColCroc2.1, the proteins below share one genomic window:
- the LOC123702783 gene encoding protein glass-like isoform X1, with translation MDCYVPNNPQFGECCEPSLCCDPLQPCTCDQLREFPDQCCQQEQENCCPENGEELNALSDSIAPCDVNLGDVNEPGWPAEDMGSFSLPSLELDPLPSLFPFSPCPGYNRNNTGECRERGGEAADVLLSLKHAVVHGDCSEGVHPQMMVNSGSGYPYYEHYGGAPIFPTMSVNVSMNMTMHGCQPDQLCSQVQWNQNTAAPSVNVVYPPAQNVIPTSYPSATYSFTADFRPPNQSDPLITATSTFKPIQIQNAQKSNPNYAIFQQKPSFSAQKSLGTVLKRSPGKMYSQEGQKDMQNGYLLNHQGQMHQQEYGYTSCLNGSGKVQVGALSGSDEDEQKPNLCRICGKTYARPSTLKTHLRTHSGERPYRCADCNKSFSQAANLTAHVRTHTGQKPFRCPICDRRFSQSSSVTTHMRTHSGERPYQCRSCKKAFSDSSTLTKHLRIHSGEKPYQCKLCLLRFSQSGNLNRHMRVHGNMSGGMLG, from the exons ATGGACTGCTATGTGCCCAACAACCCGCAGTTCGGGGAGTGCTGCGAGCCCTCCCTGTGCTGCGATCCTCTGCAGCCGTGCACCTGCGACCAGCTGAGGGAGTTCCCTGATCAGTGCTGTCAG CAGGAGCAAGAAAACTGCTGTCCCGAAAATGGTGAAGAGCTAAACGCGCTCAGCGACTCCATAGCTCCCTGCGATGTCAACCTTGGCGATGTGAACGAGCCGGGCTGGCCCGCGGAGGACATGGGCTCCTTCTCCCTTCCCTCGTTGGAGTTGGACCCGCTGCCTTCGCTGTTCCCATTCTCGCCATGCCCGGGGTATAA CAGGAACAACACCGGTGAATGCCGGGAACGCGGCGGGGAGGCAGCCGACGTCCTCCTCTCGTTGAAGCACGCGGTCGTCCACGGCGACTGCTCGGAGGGCGTTCACCCACAG ATGATGGTGAACAGCGGCAGCGGGTATCCGTACTACGAGCACTATGGAGGTGCCCCCATTTTCCCCACCATGAGCGTCAATGTCTCCATGAACATGACCATGCACGGCTGCCAACCAGATCAGTTGTGTTCACAG GTACAATGGAACCAGAACACAGCCGCGCCCTCCGTGAATGTCGTGTACCCGCCAGCTCAAAACGTGATCCCCACATCCTACCCATCAGCCACCTACTCCTTCACCGCTGACTTCCGACCTCCCAACCAATCAGACCCGTTAATAACAGCCACATCTACCTTCAAACctatacaaatacaaaatgcGCAGAAAAGTAATCCCAACTACGCAATATTCCAGCAGAAGCCAAGTTTTTCAGCACAGAAATCTTTAGGTACTGTTTTAAAGAGGTCCCCCGGGAAGATGTATTCGCAAGAAGGTCAGAAGGACATGCAGAACGGGTATCTATTAAACCACCAGGGGCAGATGCATCAGCAGGAGTATGGGTATACCTCGTGTTTGAATGGGTCGGGGAAAGTTCag GTCGGTGCGCTCAGCGGTTCTGACGAAGACGAACAAAAGCCCAACCTCTGCAGGATCTGCGGTAAAACCTACGCCCGACCTAGCACCCTGAAGACACACCTCCGTACACATTCTGGTGAACGGCCGTATAGATGTGCTGATTGTAACAAGAGCTTCTCACAAGCTGCTAACCTTACAGCCCATGTACGGACGCATACTGGCCAGAAACCTTTTCG GTGTCCTATTTGCGATCGAAGGTTTAGCCAAAGCTCCAGTGTCACTACTCACATGAGGACGCATTCCGGTGAACGACCTTATCA GTGCAGATCATGTAAGAAAGCGTTCTCAGATAGCTCGACGCTGACGAAGCATCTTCGAATCCACTCAGGGGAAAAACCTTACCAGTGCAAATTATGTTTACTCAG ATTCTCCCAATCCGGCAATTTAAACAGGCATATGCGAGTGCATGGCAACATGTCTGGCGGCATGCTCGGCTGA
- the LOC123702783 gene encoding protein glass-like isoform X2: protein MDCYVPNNPQFGECCEPSLCCDPLQPCTCDQLREFPDQCCQQEQENCCPENGEELNALSDSIAPCDVNLGDVNEPGWPAEDMGSFSLPSLELDPLPSLFPFSPCPGYKNNTGECRERGGEAADVLLSLKHAVVHGDCSEGVHPQMMVNSGSGYPYYEHYGGAPIFPTMSVNVSMNMTMHGCQPDQLCSQVQWNQNTAAPSVNVVYPPAQNVIPTSYPSATYSFTADFRPPNQSDPLITATSTFKPIQIQNAQKSNPNYAIFQQKPSFSAQKSLGTVLKRSPGKMYSQEGQKDMQNGYLLNHQGQMHQQEYGYTSCLNGSGKVQVGALSGSDEDEQKPNLCRICGKTYARPSTLKTHLRTHSGERPYRCADCNKSFSQAANLTAHVRTHTGQKPFRCPICDRRFSQSSSVTTHMRTHSGERPYQCRSCKKAFSDSSTLTKHLRIHSGEKPYQCKLCLLRFSQSGNLNRHMRVHGNMSGGMLG, encoded by the exons ATGGACTGCTATGTGCCCAACAACCCGCAGTTCGGGGAGTGCTGCGAGCCCTCCCTGTGCTGCGATCCTCTGCAGCCGTGCACCTGCGACCAGCTGAGGGAGTTCCCTGATCAGTGCTGTCAG CAGGAGCAAGAAAACTGCTGTCCCGAAAATGGTGAAGAGCTAAACGCGCTCAGCGACTCCATAGCTCCCTGCGATGTCAACCTTGGCGATGTGAACGAGCCGGGCTGGCCCGCGGAGGACATGGGCTCCTTCTCCCTTCCCTCGTTGGAGTTGGACCCGCTGCCTTCGCTGTTCCCATTCTCGCCATGCCCGGGGTATAA GAACAACACCGGTGAATGCCGGGAACGCGGCGGGGAGGCAGCCGACGTCCTCCTCTCGTTGAAGCACGCGGTCGTCCACGGCGACTGCTCGGAGGGCGTTCACCCACAG ATGATGGTGAACAGCGGCAGCGGGTATCCGTACTACGAGCACTATGGAGGTGCCCCCATTTTCCCCACCATGAGCGTCAATGTCTCCATGAACATGACCATGCACGGCTGCCAACCAGATCAGTTGTGTTCACAG GTACAATGGAACCAGAACACAGCCGCGCCCTCCGTGAATGTCGTGTACCCGCCAGCTCAAAACGTGATCCCCACATCCTACCCATCAGCCACCTACTCCTTCACCGCTGACTTCCGACCTCCCAACCAATCAGACCCGTTAATAACAGCCACATCTACCTTCAAACctatacaaatacaaaatgcGCAGAAAAGTAATCCCAACTACGCAATATTCCAGCAGAAGCCAAGTTTTTCAGCACAGAAATCTTTAGGTACTGTTTTAAAGAGGTCCCCCGGGAAGATGTATTCGCAAGAAGGTCAGAAGGACATGCAGAACGGGTATCTATTAAACCACCAGGGGCAGATGCATCAGCAGGAGTATGGGTATACCTCGTGTTTGAATGGGTCGGGGAAAGTTCag GTCGGTGCGCTCAGCGGTTCTGACGAAGACGAACAAAAGCCCAACCTCTGCAGGATCTGCGGTAAAACCTACGCCCGACCTAGCACCCTGAAGACACACCTCCGTACACATTCTGGTGAACGGCCGTATAGATGTGCTGATTGTAACAAGAGCTTCTCACAAGCTGCTAACCTTACAGCCCATGTACGGACGCATACTGGCCAGAAACCTTTTCG GTGTCCTATTTGCGATCGAAGGTTTAGCCAAAGCTCCAGTGTCACTACTCACATGAGGACGCATTCCGGTGAACGACCTTATCA GTGCAGATCATGTAAGAAAGCGTTCTCAGATAGCTCGACGCTGACGAAGCATCTTCGAATCCACTCAGGGGAAAAACCTTACCAGTGCAAATTATGTTTACTCAG ATTCTCCCAATCCGGCAATTTAAACAGGCATATGCGAGTGCATGGCAACATGTCTGGCGGCATGCTCGGCTGA